A genomic window from Cupriavidus metallidurans CH34 includes:
- a CDS encoding Crp/Fnr family transcriptional regulator, translating into MTATNNDFIDRCAWATNLSPEQRARVKRVTTVREYTQGEYVCHKGEMAEHWLGVVEGVVKITTVSPSGKSVTFTGVPTGGWFGEGAVLKHEIRKYDVMALRRSRIAFIPIETFQWLLDTSLPFTRFLLMQLNDRLGQFIAAVEYERLLDIDSRVARAVSSLFNESLYPGIGTTLEISQEEIGLLAGISRQRANQALKVLEQQGLVRVDYGVIEALDLEGLRQYGE; encoded by the coding sequence ATGACCGCCACCAACAACGACTTCATCGACCGATGCGCCTGGGCCACCAACCTGAGCCCCGAACAACGCGCGCGTGTCAAACGCGTGACTACGGTGCGCGAGTACACCCAGGGCGAGTATGTCTGCCACAAGGGCGAGATGGCCGAGCACTGGCTCGGCGTCGTGGAAGGCGTGGTCAAGATCACAACTGTCTCGCCGTCGGGCAAGTCGGTCACGTTCACGGGCGTGCCCACGGGCGGATGGTTTGGCGAAGGCGCGGTGCTCAAGCACGAGATCCGCAAGTACGACGTCATGGCGCTGCGCCGATCACGTATCGCCTTCATTCCCATCGAGACTTTTCAGTGGTTGCTGGATACCAGCCTGCCGTTCACGCGATTTCTGCTGATGCAGCTCAATGACCGGCTTGGCCAGTTCATCGCGGCGGTCGAATACGAACGGCTGCTCGACATCGATTCACGCGTGGCACGCGCCGTGTCGTCGCTGTTCAATGAGAGCCTCTATCCCGGCATTGGCACCACGCTCGAAATCTCGCAGGAGGAGATCGGACTGCTCGCAGGCATCTCGCGTCAGCGCGCGAACCAGGCCCTCAAGGTGCTGGAACAACAGGGGCTGGTGCGTGTGGATTATGGTGTGATCGAAGCACTCGATCTGGAGGGACTGCGGCAGTATGGGGAATGA
- the icmF gene encoding fused isobutyryl-CoA mutase/GTPase IcmF encodes MTDLSDVSRTAAAKPPAVPGRGPANKVRFVTAASLFDGHDASINIMRRILQSQGCEVIHLGHNRSVQEVVTAALQEDVQGIAISSYQGGHVEYFKYMIDLLREHGGEHIQVFGGGGGVIVPDEIRELQAYGVARIYSPEDGQRMGLAGMITDMAQRCDIDLTRYAPTTLDTVVAGDRRALAQLITALENGKADPELVSALHAQAKAAAVPVLGITGTGGAGKSSLTDELIRRFRLDQDDALSIAVISIDPSRRKSGGALLGDRIRMNAINHPNIFMRSLATREAGSEISQALPDVIAACKAARFDLVIVETSGIGQGDAAIVPHVDLSLYVMTPEFGAASQLEKIDMLDFADFVAINKFDRKGAQDAWRDVAKQVQRNREQWHSRAEDMPVYGTQASRFNDDGVTMLYQGLVGALGARGMSLKPGTLPNLEGRISTGQNVIVPPARSRYLAELADTVRAYHRRVVAQSKLARERQQLRAAHDMLQGAGHESAALETLASERDVSLGAVERKLLAMWPQMQQAYSGDEYVVKIRDKEIRTGLISTTLSGTKIRKVVLPRFEDEGEILKWLMRENVPGSFPYTAGVFAFKREGEDPTRMFAGEGDAFRTNRRFKLVSEGMEAKRLSTAFDSVTLYGEDPHERPDIYGKVGNSGVSIATLEDMKVLYDGFDLTNPSTSVSMTINGPAPTILAMFMNTAIDQQIDRFRADNGRDPTADEEAKIRAWVLQNVRGTVQADILKEDQGQNTCIFSTEFSLKVMGDIQEYFVHHQVRNFYSVSISGYHIAEAGANPISQLAFTLANGFTYVEAYLARGMHIDDFAPNLSFFFSNGMDPEYSVLGRVARRIWAVTMRDKYGANDRSQKLKYHIQTSGRSLHAQEIDFNDIRTTLQALIAIYDNCNSLHTNAYDEAITTPTAESVRRALAIQLIINREWGVAKCENPNQGSFLIEELTDLVEEAVLQEFERIAERGGVLGAMETGYQRGKIQEESLYYEQLKHDGTLPIIGVNTFRNPNGDPTPQTLELARSSEDEKQSQLHRLTEFHGAHQADAEAMLARLRQAVIDNRNVFAVLMDAVRVCSLGQITHALFEVGGQYRRNM; translated from the coding sequence ATGACTGATCTTTCTGATGTGAGCAGGACCGCGGCCGCCAAGCCGCCGGCAGTGCCTGGCCGGGGACCGGCCAACAAGGTGCGCTTTGTCACCGCGGCGTCGCTGTTCGACGGCCACGACGCGTCGATCAACATCATGCGGCGCATCCTTCAGTCGCAGGGGTGTGAAGTCATCCACCTCGGCCACAACCGCTCCGTGCAAGAGGTCGTCACGGCCGCGCTGCAGGAAGACGTGCAGGGCATCGCCATCTCCAGCTACCAGGGCGGGCACGTCGAATACTTCAAGTACATGATCGATCTGCTGCGCGAGCACGGCGGCGAGCACATCCAGGTGTTCGGCGGCGGCGGCGGCGTGATCGTGCCGGACGAGATTCGCGAGCTCCAGGCCTACGGCGTGGCCCGCATCTACAGTCCCGAGGACGGCCAGCGCATGGGGCTGGCCGGCATGATCACCGACATGGCGCAGCGTTGCGATATCGACTTGACGCGCTACGCACCCACTACGCTCGACACCGTGGTCGCCGGCGACCGCCGCGCGCTGGCGCAACTGATTACCGCGCTCGAGAACGGCAAGGCGGACCCGGAACTGGTCAGCGCATTGCATGCCCAGGCGAAGGCCGCTGCCGTGCCGGTCCTGGGCATCACTGGCACGGGCGGCGCGGGCAAGTCATCGCTGACCGATGAACTGATTCGCCGCTTCCGGCTTGATCAGGACGACGCGCTTTCGATCGCCGTGATCTCGATCGACCCGTCGCGCCGCAAATCGGGTGGCGCATTGCTGGGCGACCGCATTCGCATGAATGCGATCAACCACCCGAACATCTTCATGCGTTCGCTGGCCACCCGCGAGGCTGGCTCGGAGATCTCCCAGGCGCTGCCCGACGTCATCGCCGCGTGCAAGGCGGCGCGTTTCGATCTCGTGATCGTGGAGACGTCCGGCATCGGCCAGGGCGACGCAGCCATCGTGCCGCACGTCGACCTGTCGCTCTACGTGATGACGCCGGAATTCGGCGCGGCCAGCCAGCTCGAGAAGATCGACATGCTCGACTTCGCCGACTTCGTGGCCATCAACAAGTTCGACCGCAAGGGTGCGCAGGACGCCTGGCGCGACGTGGCCAAGCAGGTGCAGCGCAACCGCGAGCAATGGCACAGCCGGGCCGAGGACATGCCGGTCTATGGCACGCAGGCATCGCGCTTCAATGACGATGGCGTGACCATGCTCTACCAGGGACTGGTGGGGGCGCTGGGCGCGCGTGGCATGAGCCTGAAGCCGGGCACGCTGCCGAATCTGGAAGGCCGGATCTCGACCGGCCAGAATGTGATCGTGCCGCCTGCGCGCAGCCGGTATCTGGCGGAACTGGCCGATACGGTGCGCGCCTACCATCGCCGCGTGGTCGCCCAGAGCAAACTGGCGCGTGAGCGCCAGCAACTGCGCGCGGCGCATGACATGCTGCAGGGCGCTGGCCACGAGAGTGCCGCGCTCGAGACGCTGGCCAGCGAACGCGACGTCTCGCTTGGCGCGGTGGAGCGCAAGCTGCTGGCGATGTGGCCGCAAATGCAGCAGGCCTACAGCGGCGACGAGTACGTCGTGAAGATTCGCGACAAGGAAATCCGCACCGGCCTGATCAGCACCACGCTGTCGGGCACCAAGATCCGCAAGGTGGTGCTGCCGCGCTTCGAGGACGAAGGCGAGATCCTGAAGTGGCTGATGCGCGAGAACGTGCCGGGCAGCTTCCCGTACACGGCCGGCGTGTTCGCGTTCAAGCGCGAGGGTGAGGACCCCACGCGCATGTTCGCGGGCGAGGGCGATGCTTTCCGCACCAATCGCCGCTTCAAGCTCGTTTCCGAAGGCATGGAGGCCAAGCGGCTGTCCACGGCGTTCGACTCGGTCACGCTCTACGGTGAAGACCCGCACGAGCGGCCGGACATCTACGGCAAGGTGGGCAACTCCGGCGTGTCGATCGCCACGCTCGAGGACATGAAGGTTCTCTACGATGGCTTCGACCTGACCAACCCGTCCACGTCGGTCTCGATGACGATCAACGGCCCGGCGCCCACGATCCTGGCGATGTTCATGAACACGGCCATCGACCAGCAGATCGACCGTTTCCGCGCCGATAACGGCCGCGATCCGACAGCCGACGAGGAAGCGAAGATTCGCGCGTGGGTGCTGCAGAACGTGCGCGGCACGGTGCAGGCTGACATCCTGAAGGAAGACCAGGGCCAGAATACGTGCATCTTCTCGACCGAGTTCTCGCTCAAGGTGATGGGGGACATCCAGGAGTACTTCGTCCACCATCAGGTGCGCAACTTCTACTCCGTGTCGATCTCGGGCTATCACATCGCCGAAGCCGGTGCGAATCCGATTTCGCAACTGGCCTTCACGCTGGCCAACGGCTTCACGTATGTCGAGGCCTATCTGGCGCGCGGCATGCATATCGACGACTTCGCGCCCAACCTGTCGTTCTTCTTCTCGAACGGCATGGACCCGGAGTACAGCGTGCTGGGCCGCGTGGCACGCCGCATCTGGGCGGTGACGATGCGCGACAAGTACGGCGCCAACGACCGCAGCCAGAAGCTCAAGTACCACATCCAGACATCGGGCCGGTCACTGCACGCGCAGGAGATCGATTTCAACGACATCCGCACCACGCTGCAGGCCCTGATCGCGATCTACGACAACTGCAATTCGCTGCACACCAACGCCTATGACGAAGCCATCACCACCCCGACGGCCGAATCGGTGCGCCGGGCGCTGGCGATCCAGCTGATCATCAATCGCGAATGGGGCGTGGCCAAGTGCGAGAACCCGAATCAGGGCAGTTTCCTGATCGAGGAACTGACCGATCTCGTCGAGGAGGCGGTGCTGCAGGAGTTCGAGCGCATCGCCGAACGCGGCGGGGTGCTGGGCGCGATGGAAACCGGCTACCAGCGCGGCAAGATTCAGGAGGAATCGCTGTACTACGAACAGCTCAAGCACGACGGCACCTTGCCGATCATCGGCGTGAACACGTTCCGCAATCCGAACGGGGACCCGACGCCACAAACGCTGGAACTGGCCCGCTCCAGCGAGGACGAGAAGCAGAGCCAGTTGCACCGCCTGACGGAATTCCATGGGGCGCACCAGGCCGATGCGGAGGCGATGCTGGCAAGGCTGCGCCAGGCCGTGATCGACAACCGGAACGTCTTTGCCGTGCTGATGGACGCCGTGCGCGTGTGCTCGCTGGGGCAGATCACGCACGCGCTGTTCGAGGTCGGTGGGCAATACCGGCGCAATATGTAA
- a CDS encoding HIT family protein: MQAEYDSNNIFARILRGELPCFKVYEDADTIAFMDIMPQSDGHTLVVPKEQAVDVFGLSEAGAAAAIRATQIVARGVREAFQPDGVVISQFNGAAAGQTVPHIHFHIVPRYVDQPLRGHARQQQDMGVLKQHAERVIAALAKLKG; this comes from the coding sequence ATGCAGGCCGAGTACGACAGCAACAACATCTTCGCGCGCATCCTGCGCGGCGAACTCCCGTGCTTCAAGGTTTATGAAGACGCGGACACGATTGCGTTCATGGACATCATGCCGCAATCAGACGGTCACACACTAGTGGTGCCGAAGGAGCAGGCCGTCGACGTGTTCGGCCTGTCCGAGGCCGGCGCGGCCGCGGCGATCCGTGCGACGCAGATCGTCGCGCGTGGCGTGCGCGAGGCCTTCCAGCCCGATGGCGTGGTGATCAGCCAGTTCAATGGCGCAGCGGCCGGCCAGACCGTGCCGCACATCCACTTTCATATCGTGCCGCGCTACGTGGACCAGCCGCTGCGCGGCCATGCACGCCAGCAACAGGACATGGGCGTGCTCAAGCAGCACGCCGAGCGCGTCATTGCCGCGCTGGCGAAGCTCAAGGGCTGA
- a CDS encoding CoA-acylating methylmalonate-semialdehyde dehydrogenase → MNIAENRQIAEIHHYVGGTVRRAGTDRFADVFNPATGEVAARVAMGSADDVAAAVAAAKAAAPAWAEMPPLRRARILFKFKELLDRHHDDLAALITREHGKVFSDAKGEVTRGIEVVEFACGIPNLLKTDFTDNIGGGIDNWNLRQPLGVVAGITPFNFPVMVPMWMFPVALACGNTFVLKPSERDPSPSLLIADLLKQAGLPDGVFNVVQGDKVAVDALLAHPDVQALSFVGSTPIAEYIYTEGTKHGKRVQALGGAKNHLVVMPDADLDQAVDALVGAAYGSAGERCMAISVAVAVGDVADRLVPRLAERAATLKIRNGMEDDAEMGPLVTAAHKAKVEGYIAKGVAEGAKLVTDGRGHKVDGHENGFFVGGTLFDNVKPDMTIYKEEIFGPVLSVVRVHDFAEAVDLINRHEFGNGVSCYTSDGGIARAFARQIQVGMVGINVPIPVPMAWHSFGGWKRSLFGDHHAYGEEGVRFYTRYKSVMQRWPDSIAKGAEFTMPVAK, encoded by the coding sequence GTGAACATTGCAGAAAACCGGCAGATCGCCGAAATCCATCACTACGTTGGCGGAACCGTGCGCCGTGCGGGCACGGACCGCTTTGCCGATGTGTTCAACCCCGCCACGGGCGAAGTGGCTGCGCGCGTGGCCATGGGCTCAGCCGATGACGTGGCGGCAGCAGTCGCCGCCGCCAAGGCCGCGGCCCCGGCATGGGCGGAGATGCCGCCGCTGCGCCGCGCCCGCATCCTGTTCAAGTTCAAGGAACTGCTCGACCGCCATCACGACGACCTGGCCGCGCTGATCACGCGTGAGCACGGCAAGGTGTTTTCCGATGCCAAGGGTGAAGTGACGCGCGGTATCGAGGTGGTGGAATTCGCCTGCGGCATCCCCAACCTGCTCAAGACCGACTTCACCGACAACATCGGCGGTGGCATCGACAACTGGAACCTGCGCCAGCCGCTGGGCGTGGTGGCCGGCATCACGCCGTTCAACTTCCCGGTCATGGTGCCGATGTGGATGTTCCCGGTGGCCCTGGCGTGTGGCAACACGTTCGTGCTGAAGCCGTCCGAGCGAGATCCGTCGCCGAGCCTGCTGATCGCCGATCTGCTCAAGCAGGCCGGTCTGCCCGATGGCGTGTTCAACGTGGTGCAGGGTGACAAGGTCGCCGTCGACGCGCTGCTGGCGCACCCGGACGTGCAGGCACTGTCGTTCGTCGGTTCCACGCCGATCGCCGAGTACATCTACACGGAAGGCACGAAGCACGGCAAGCGCGTGCAGGCGCTGGGCGGCGCGAAGAACCACCTGGTGGTGATGCCCGACGCCGATCTCGATCAGGCCGTGGACGCGCTGGTTGGCGCGGCGTACGGTTCCGCCGGTGAACGCTGCATGGCGATCTCGGTGGCCGTGGCCGTTGGCGACGTGGCCGACCGTCTGGTGCCGCGTCTGGCCGAGCGCGCGGCCACGCTGAAGATCCGCAACGGCATGGAGGACGACGCCGAAATGGGTCCGCTGGTGACCGCCGCGCACAAGGCGAAGGTCGAGGGCTATATCGCCAAGGGCGTGGCCGAAGGCGCGAAGCTGGTGACCGATGGCCGCGGCCACAAGGTGGACGGTCACGAGAACGGTTTCTTCGTCGGTGGCACGCTGTTCGACAACGTCAAGCCGGACATGACGATCTACAAGGAAGAGATTTTCGGTCCGGTGCTGTCAGTGGTACGCGTGCACGACTTTGCCGAGGCGGTGGATCTGATCAATCGCCACGAGTTTGGCAATGGCGTGTCGTGCTACACCAGCGACGGCGGCATCGCACGCGCTTTCGCGCGTCAGATCCAGGTGGGCATGGTCGGCATCAACGTGCCGATTCCGGTGCCGATGGCGTGGCATTCGTTCGGTGGCTGGAAGCGCTCGCTGTTCGGCGATCACCACGCTTACGGCGAGGAAGGTGTGCGCTTCTACACACGCTACAAGAGCGTGATGCAACGCTGGCCGGACAGCATCGCCAAGGGTGCGGAGTTCACGATGCCGGTGGCGAAGTAA
- a CDS encoding DUF2917 domain-containing protein, whose amino-acid sequence MRELRTFELEEPDQPVTWRARHGHSVTALEGRLWLTVEGHLADIWLRPGDVMTLPEGTRVWLSGDAPGSRFLLTESPAPWSLRRAVFITRQFARRWGEHKTAAFGDCPRISA is encoded by the coding sequence ATGCGCGAACTCAGGACATTTGAGCTTGAAGAACCCGACCAACCCGTGACGTGGCGTGCCCGGCACGGCCACAGCGTCACCGCGCTGGAAGGCCGGTTGTGGCTGACCGTGGAAGGGCATCTGGCCGATATCTGGCTGCGGCCCGGCGATGTCATGACGCTGCCGGAAGGCACGCGCGTCTGGCTGTCGGGCGACGCACCCGGGTCGCGGTTCCTGCTGACCGAATCCCCCGCGCCGTGGTCGTTGCGGCGCGCGGTCTTCATCACCCGCCAGTTTGCCCGCCGCTGGGGCGAACACAAGACCGCCGCCTTCGGCGACTGCCCGCGGATCAGCGCCTGA
- a CDS encoding amino acid permease codes for MSLFRTKNIDAMLEVSEHDGLRKVLGAVDLVLMGIGAIIGTGIFVLTGTGALTAGPALTVSFVIAAMACGFAALCYAEFASAIPVSGSIYTYSYATLGEIVAWMIGWDLLLEYGLATSAVSVGWSGYFQSLIAGFGIHLPTVLTAAPGAVPGEHTLFNLPACLIMLAITWIVSYGVKESARLNNVMVAIKIGVVLLFIAVGVWHVKPANWQPFAPFGMTGVFNAAALVFFAFIGFDAVTSAAEEVRNPRRDLPIGIIGSLAVCTILYVTVAAIMTGIVPFMKFEGVDHPVSLALQYAGQNWVAGFVDLGAILGMTTVILVMTYGQTRIIFAMSRDGLLPEALSTVHPVHATPYTATWTVGIVFAAIAAFVPLNVLAELINIGTLAAFTLISIAILVLRRTRPDLRRGFRCPGVPVVPLLAVGFCLFLMAHLQALTWIAFLCWIGLGLIIYFAYSRRNAVLHNHGGDAEG; via the coding sequence ATGAGTCTCTTTCGCACCAAAAACATCGACGCCATGCTGGAAGTCAGCGAGCACGACGGATTGCGAAAGGTGCTGGGGGCGGTGGATCTGGTGCTGATGGGTATCGGGGCCATCATCGGCACCGGGATTTTCGTGCTGACTGGCACCGGGGCGCTGACCGCGGGCCCCGCGCTGACGGTGTCGTTCGTGATCGCGGCCATGGCCTGCGGCTTCGCGGCGCTGTGCTATGCGGAGTTCGCTTCCGCGATCCCCGTATCGGGTTCGATCTACACGTATAGCTACGCCACGCTCGGCGAGATCGTGGCGTGGATGATTGGCTGGGACCTGCTGCTCGAGTACGGGCTGGCCACGTCGGCGGTGTCAGTAGGGTGGTCCGGCTACTTCCAGTCGCTGATCGCCGGGTTCGGCATCCATCTGCCGACCGTGCTGACTGCCGCGCCGGGCGCGGTGCCCGGTGAACACACGCTGTTCAACCTGCCCGCCTGCCTGATCATGCTGGCGATCACCTGGATCGTTTCATACGGCGTCAAGGAGTCGGCGCGACTCAACAACGTGATGGTGGCGATCAAGATCGGCGTCGTGCTGCTGTTCATCGCCGTCGGCGTCTGGCACGTGAAGCCCGCCAACTGGCAGCCGTTCGCGCCGTTCGGCATGACCGGCGTCTTCAACGCCGCCGCGCTCGTCTTCTTCGCGTTCATCGGGTTCGATGCGGTGACGTCGGCCGCCGAGGAAGTGCGCAACCCGCGCCGTGACCTGCCGATCGGCATCATCGGCTCGCTGGCGGTTTGCACCATCCTTTACGTGACCGTGGCAGCCATCATGACCGGCATCGTGCCATTCATGAAGTTCGAGGGCGTTGACCATCCGGTGTCGCTGGCGCTGCAATACGCGGGGCAGAACTGGGTGGCCGGGTTTGTTGATCTGGGCGCCATCCTCGGCATGACCACCGTGATTCTGGTGATGACCTACGGGCAGACGCGGATCATCTTCGCCATGTCGCGCGACGGGTTGCTGCCGGAAGCGTTATCGACGGTGCACCCGGTTCATGCAACGCCGTACACGGCCACGTGGACCGTCGGCATCGTGTTCGCGGCGATCGCCGCCTTCGTGCCGCTGAACGTACTGGCCGAACTGATCAACATCGGCACGCTGGCCGCGTTCACGCTGATCTCGATCGCGATCCTTGTGTTGCGCCGCACGCGCCCAGATTTGCGGCGCGGCTTCCGCTGCCCGGGCGTGCCCGTGGTGCCGCTGCTGGCCGTTGGCTTCTGCCTGTTCCTGATGGCCCATCTGCAGGCGCTGACCTGGATTGCATTCCTGTGCTGGATCGGGCTGGGTCTGATCATTTACTTCGCTTACTCGCGCCGCAACGCGGTGCTGCACAACCACGGCGGCGACGCCGAGGGCTGA
- a CDS encoding aminotransferase-like domain-containing protein, which produces MRLLLDPSTGVPLTEQIVLGVKAWISSREALPGARLPSIRQMAAEHGISRFPVIEAYDRLVSQGLVDSRQGSGFYVADSTLAGRSGRGWSDPSLAEDLSLHIIDQFHHPSGTLKLAGGFVPEEWRDVEGLTQAIRHITRHDIDSVIHYATPLGHPELRKQVLTRVRQVGIQAELSQILITTGASQALDLVARHLLKPGDTVFVEDPGYYNLFGLLRMQGVQLVGVPHTPNGPDPEACEHLLRDHKPKLFFTNSVLQNPTGSTLAPPVAFRLLELARKHNFRFVEDDIFSDFQLNFTDRLATLDQLEHVIYVGGFSKTVSAALRVGYIVADKALVKDLIDVKVLTSVAGSHFAEAVTATMLERGNYRKYVERLRVRTREVTADVVKLLGQYNWDVFCEPAGGNFLWARPRGIEDSRELVALAENHGVALAPGHFFRPGGETTAWVRINSAYASDPRARAFLEDAGSR; this is translated from the coding sequence ATGAGACTCCTACTAGACCCCTCCACCGGCGTACCGCTGACCGAACAGATCGTGCTGGGCGTGAAGGCCTGGATCAGCTCGCGGGAAGCGCTGCCTGGCGCGCGTCTGCCGTCGATCCGGCAAATGGCCGCCGAGCACGGCATCAGCCGTTTTCCGGTTATCGAGGCCTACGACCGCTTGGTCTCGCAGGGATTGGTCGATTCGCGGCAAGGCTCGGGCTTCTACGTCGCGGACAGCACGCTGGCCGGGCGCAGTGGGCGCGGCTGGTCCGACCCGAGTCTGGCCGAGGACCTGTCGCTCCATATCATCGACCAGTTCCACCACCCCAGTGGCACGCTGAAGCTGGCTGGCGGCTTCGTGCCCGAGGAATGGCGCGACGTGGAGGGCCTGACGCAGGCCATTCGCCACATCACGCGCCACGACATCGACAGCGTGATCCACTACGCCACGCCGCTGGGTCATCCGGAACTGCGCAAGCAGGTGCTGACGCGCGTGCGGCAGGTCGGCATCCAGGCCGAGTTGTCTCAGATCCTGATCACGACGGGCGCAAGCCAGGCGCTCGACCTCGTGGCGCGCCACCTGCTCAAGCCCGGCGATACCGTGTTCGTGGAAGACCCCGGCTACTACAACCTGTTCGGCTTGCTGCGCATGCAGGGCGTGCAGCTCGTGGGCGTGCCGCACACGCCGAACGGGCCTGACCCCGAGGCCTGCGAGCACCTGCTGCGTGATCACAAGCCGAAGCTGTTCTTCACGAACAGCGTGCTGCAGAACCCCACCGGCTCGACGCTGGCGCCACCGGTGGCATTCCGGCTGCTCGAACTGGCGCGCAAGCACAACTTCCGTTTCGTGGAAGACGACATCTTCTCGGACTTCCAGCTCAACTTCACCGACCGGCTGGCCACGCTCGACCAGCTCGAGCACGTGATCTACGTTGGCGGGTTTTCGAAGACGGTGTCGGCGGCGCTGCGCGTGGGCTACATCGTCGCAGACAAGGCGCTGGTCAAGGATCTGATCGACGTGAAGGTGCTGACGAGCGTGGCGGGCTCCCATTTCGCCGAAGCCGTCACCGCGACGATGCTGGAGCGCGGCAACTACCGCAAATACGTGGAGCGGCTGCGCGTACGCACGCGCGAAGTCACGGCCGATGTGGTCAAGCTTCTGGGTCAGTACAACTGGGACGTGTTCTGCGAGCCGGCAGGCGGCAATTTCCTGTGGGCGCGTCCGCGCGGCATCGAGGACTCGCGCGAACTCGTCGCGCTGGCCGAAAACCACGGCGTGGCGCTGGCGCCGGGACACTTCTTTCGCCCCGGCGGCGAGACCACGGCGTGGGTGCGCATCAACTCGGCCTACGCGAGCGATCCCCGCGCACGCGCGTTCCTCGAGGACGCCGGCAGCCGCTGA
- a CDS encoding 3-hydroxybutyryl-CoA dehydrogenase, with protein MAIKTVGIVGAGTMGNGIAQACAVVGIDVVMIDISDAAVQKGIATVAGSLDRLIKKEKATEADKAAALARIHGSTSYDDLKRADIVIEAATENFDLKVKILKQIDGIVGPDVIVASNTSSISITKLAAVTSRADRFIGMHFFNPVPMMALVELIRGLQTSDAAHADVEDLAKRLGKYPITVKNSPGFVVNRILCPMINEAFCVLGEGLASPEEIDEGMKLGCNHPIGPLALADMIGLDTMLAVMEVLYTEFADPKYRPAMLMREMVAAGYLGRKTGRGVYVYSK; from the coding sequence ATGGCAATCAAGACAGTGGGCATCGTTGGTGCCGGCACGATGGGTAACGGCATTGCGCAGGCCTGCGCGGTGGTCGGCATCGACGTGGTGATGATCGACATCAGCGACGCCGCCGTCCAGAAGGGCATCGCCACCGTGGCCGGCAGCCTCGACCGTCTGATCAAGAAGGAAAAGGCCACCGAGGCGGACAAGGCCGCGGCGCTGGCACGTATCCACGGCAGCACGTCGTACGACGATCTGAAGCGCGCCGACATCGTGATCGAGGCGGCCACCGAAAACTTCGACCTGAAGGTCAAGATCCTGAAGCAGATCGATGGCATCGTCGGCCCCGACGTGATCGTTGCATCGAACACCTCGTCGATCTCGATCACCAAGCTGGCCGCTGTAACGTCGCGCGCGGACCGCTTTATCGGCATGCACTTCTTCAACCCGGTGCCGATGATGGCGTTGGTCGAACTGATTCGTGGCCTGCAGACCAGCGATGCCGCGCACGCCGACGTCGAGGACCTCGCCAAGCGTCTGGGCAAGTACCCGATCACGGTCAAGAACAGCCCGGGTTTCGTGGTCAACCGCATTCTCTGCCCGATGATCAACGAAGCGTTCTGCGTGCTCGGTGAAGGCCTGGCCTCGCCCGAGGAAATCGACGAAGGCATGAAGCTCGGCTGCAATCATCCGATCGGTCCGCTGGCGCTGGCCGACATGATCGGTCTGGACACGATGCTTGCCGTCATGGAAGTGCTCTACACCGAGTTCGCCGATCCGAAGTACCGTCCGGCCATGCTGATGCGCGAAATGGTGGCCGCAGGCTATCTGGGCCGCAAGACGGGCCGTGGCGTGTACGTGTACAGCAAGTAA